Genomic segment of Mucilaginibacter sabulilitoris:
TTGGGCCTGCGGGCACAGGTAAAACCTATACTGCTGTAGCTTTGGCTGTACGGGCGCTCAAAAACAAGGAAATTAAGAGGATAATATTAACCCGGCCGGCCGTGGAAGCAGGGGAGAACCTCGGCTTTTTACCTGGCGACCTGAAAGAAAAGATAGATCCTTATCTGCGCCCTTTGTATGATGCGCTTGATGATATGATCCCTGCAGAAAAGCTAAAAGTTTACCTGGAAAACCGTACCATTGAAATAGCTCCGCTGGCATTTATGCGCGGCCGTACACTTGATAACTGTTTTGTGATATTGGACGAGGCTCAGAATGCTACCGATATGCAATTAAAGATGTTCCTGACCCGCATGGGCCCTTCGGCTAAGTTTATTGTTACGGGCGACGTTACACAGATAGATTTGCCTAAAAAACAACAATCGGGTCTGCATACCGCCCTGCGCATATTAACCGATATTAAGGGAATTGAAATAGTATACCTGAGCGGCGAAGACGTGGTAAGGCACAAACTGGTGCGTAAAATACTGGAAGCTTACGGAGATATACAATAAAAGCAATAGAAAATTAGAAACAAGAGTTAAGAATCAAGAAACAGGAAAAATTGGTATTCCTTTCTTGATTCTTGACTCTGAATTCTTGACTCTCACATGAACGCAATAAAAGAAACACATTTTAACTTCCCGGGCCAAACTAATTTTTACAAAGGCAAGGTTCGTGATGTTTACACTATAAATAATAAATACCTGGCCATGGTGGTTACCGACCGTATTTCGGCATTTGACGTGGTGCTGCCAGAGCCTATCCCATACAAGGGACAGGTGTTGAACCAGATAGCAGCACGTTTTTTAGAAGCCACTGCCGATATCGTTCCAAATTGGGTAATATCAGTGCCTGATCCAAGTGTTACTATTGGCCGCATTTGTGAACCTTTTAAAGTTGAAATGGTAATTCGTGGTTATTTAGCTGGGCATGCCTGGCGCGAATATAGTGCAGGTAAAAGACAGGTTTGCGGTGAAAGCTTACCGGAAGGATTAAAGGAGAATGACATACTACCAGAGCCTATTATTACGCCTACTACCAAAGCGTCAGTAGGGCATGATGAGGATATTTCAAAAGCCGAAATATTAAAACAAAACATCGTATCGGCTGATGATTATGCCCAACTGGAAACCTATACCAAAGCCTTGTTTAAACGTGGAACGGAAATTGCTGCAAAACAAGGACTTATATTGGTTGATACAAAGTATGAATTTGGGAAAGTTGGCGATCAGATTTATTTGATTGACGAAATACATACGCCAGATTCCTCAAGGTATTTTTACAAAGAAGGTTATGAAGCACGCCAGCAAAATGATGAGCCTCAGAAACAGCTTTCAAAAGAGTTTGTGCGAAAATGGCTGATTGAGAATGGTTTTCAGGGCAAAGATGGCCAGGTAGTACCGGTGATGACGTCAGAGATTGTGAATTCCATATCGGAACGCTATATTGAGTTATATGAACAAATTATTGGCGAACCATTTGTAAAGTCAGATAACGAAAGCGTATTAAACAGGGTTGAATCTGGGATTAAACAAGCATTAACCAATTTGTAATTTTTAATTACACGTAAAATAATCATATCTTAGCTTTCTAATTTTTAATAGGAATGAAATTCACCGTCGATAAACACGAGAAATATATTTTAGTGAAGCTTAATGAGTCAAAATTGAACTCATTGGTAACACCGCAATTAAAATCTGAGTTGATATTGATCAATACTGAAGGTCAGCGAAATATAATTCTTGATCTTTCACAGGTGAAATTTGCAGATTCCTCTGGTTTAAGCAGTTTACTGGTTGGCCATCGTTTATGTAAAAATGCTACAGGGTTATTTATCCTGGCAGGTTTAAATGACGCGGTTGCACGTTTGGTTACTATTTCGCAATTGGATAATGTACTGAATATTGTTCCTACAGCCGAAGAAGGCATCGACCTTATCTTTATGGAAGAGATTGAAAAAGAACTGAAAAAAGAAGCAAGATAAGTCTTATGATTGTTTACCCTATATGAAATTTGAGGTAACAATACTTGGGAGCAGTTCGGCAACCCCTATTTTTAACAGAAACCCAACATCGCAGGCGCTCAATATCAACGAACATCTTTATTTAATTGATTGTGGCGAAGGTACCCAGCAGCAAATGCTGCGTTTTGATATTAAAGCCAGTCGTATTGATTATATATTCATAAGCCATCTTCATGGCGATCATTACCTGGGGTTGGTCGGTTTATTATCATCAATGCATCTTAACGGACGGAAAAAGCCACTGTACCTTTTCTGCCCGCCTCAGCTAAAAGAAATAATTGACCTGCAGTTAAAATATTCAGAAACTACACTACAGTTTCCGTTAGAATATAAATTTACTGATGCTCAAAAAGCCGAGGTAATTGTAAATAACAATGATATAGTTGTAGAAACTATACCGCTCGATCACCGAATTGATTGTACCGGGTTTATTTTTAAACAGAAAAAGCGCCTGCGTAAGTTGATCAAAGAGAAATTGGAAGAGCTAAACATCCCGGTAGAATATTATACCGCGCTGAAAAAGGGAAGTGATTATACATCGGCGAGTGGGGTAGTATACAAAAACGAAACCCTAACCATTGATTCTGATATACCCAAAGCTTATGCCTATTGTTCGGATACTTTATATAACGAACAGTATTTTAACCAGATAAGCAATGTCACAGTGCTTTATCATGAGGCTACATTTTTAAACGATATGCTTGACAGGGCTAATGAAACCCACCATACTACAGCGTTGCAGGCCGCTCAGATAGCGTTAAAGACAAATGCAAAAAAACTGCTTATTGGTCATTTTTCGGCAAGGTATAAAACTTTAAATGAACTGCTTGATGAGGCCCGCAGTGTTTTTCCTGCAACCGAACTGGCAATTGAAGGCAAAACATTTATTATAGGGTAAGGGAAGAAACAGGATATAAGAATCAAGATATAAGACTACTCCCAATTGAAATAAAAAAAAGCAGACGATCATCGCCTGCTTTTTTGTTATCCTATATCTTGATTCTTATCTCTTGACTCTATAAGCAGTTAGTCTTTCTTTCCTCCAAAAATGGAGAAGCTTACATAACGTTTTGGATGAGCTTTTAGATCAATAAACAAGTTGTTCAGGTTGTTTGATGCATCAGTAAGATTTTTATACATCTTATCATCGTTCATCAATAAACCTAATGAACCCTGGCCATTATTAATTTTGGCTATAGTGGTCTGCAGGTCGGCCATGGCTTTATTGGCGTTGTCTAATGTTTGCTTAATATTGGCGGCCGCTATATCATTACTTACCTTTTCAAAATTGGCAGTCATGCCGTTTAAGTGTTCTGTGCTGGTTTTTAAACTTCCTGAAACAACCTCTGCATTAGTAAGTATGCCATTGATATGGCCTGATTGAGAGCCTACTAGCCTATCAATTTTTTTAGTAGTGCCTTCAAGTGTTTGTAATGAGTTGGCGATGCTCATAAAGCTGCGGTCAACATTTTTTTGAAAGGTAGGATTCAATATTTTGTTAATAGCAGCCAATGATGAATCCATTTTTGATATCAGCATTTCGGCCTTTTTTTGTATCGGCTGCAAACTTTCTGCCAGGCTGCCCTGTATGTCGGCCCTTAGGGTATCTTTATCGTCGGCAGGCACCTTGCTGTTGCCCAGCTCAAAAACAATGGCTTTACTGCCCAAAAGGTCGGTACTTGATAGTTTTGCAAGTGTATTATTGGGGATAACATAATCAGGGTCAATTTTAAATTCAACAACCGTACGTCCGTCAGGTTGCAATTTCATACTTGATACGCGCCCAATTTGAAACCCATTTACCAGGACAGGCTTTGCCAGGGCAAGGCCTTCCACACTTTTATAAACAGCATAATATTTATTAGAACCAGAAAAAACATCATTTCCGCGCAGAAAGCTATAGCCCAATATGAGTATAGTTATAGCGATGGCCGTAAGTGCGCCTATTTTAGTTTCGTTTGAGATTTTCATTCAGTAGTGGTTATGGGTGTGTGTTTCCTGTGTTCTTTTTATTGCTTGTGTAGTATACGTGTTATTACTAATTATTGTGACAGTTGCTCTACGCTTTTTTTATAAGTTGTTAAAGCACGAACAATGGAAGCTACGATTTCGTTTTGCCCATCTTCCGAATTTAAGTACTTTTCATCATCCGGATTGTTTATATAGCCAGTTTCCACTAAAACAGATGGCATTGCGCTATGGCACAGTACGTAAATGCTTTGCTCCCTGATTCCTTCGCTCGGCCTTTCGTCTGTTTGAACAAATTCATTGTTAATAAGGTTTGCAAGATTTATGCTTTGTTGCCTGAATTTTCTTTTATACTCATTAGTTAAGATAATAGTAACGGGATCATCCGGATCCAAACCGGCACTCATTTCAGAATCACCCTCAACCTGATTGGCTTTTATTTCATTTTCTGCTTCCCTTGTACGCTTTAACCCATAAACAAGTACTAACACACCCTTGCCGGAACGATCAGGTACACTAACTGTACGATACACTGGTTTATGGCGTTTGGTGCCAACTCTTTCTCGTATATATCTGTTAGATAGGGAATTACAGTGTAGGGATACAAAAATATTTCCTTTGTTTTGATTGGCTATTTCTGCCCGCCTTTCAAACGAAACATCATCTTCGGTAGTACGTGTCATTACGGCTTTTACACCTGTCAGATCTTTTTCTATTGCTTTTTGCAATTTAAACGCGATAGCAAGCGTTACATTCCTTTCAG
This window contains:
- a CDS encoding PhoH family protein, which produces MNELKLSIENVNPAVLWGPNNDHFEIIKKQYPKLKIVARGSEVKILGDDHELNTFQEKFDHLLQHVEKFENLNITDLERILGSKASAAPSADQVNDKFASGEVIVFGPNGIMVKARTANQRKMVDGIGKSDILFAIGPAGTGKTYTAVALAVRALKNKEIKRIILTRPAVEAGENLGFLPGDLKEKIDPYLRPLYDALDDMIPAEKLKVYLENRTIEIAPLAFMRGRTLDNCFVILDEAQNATDMQLKMFLTRMGPSAKFIVTGDVTQIDLPKKQQSGLHTALRILTDIKGIEIVYLSGEDVVRHKLVRKILEAYGDIQ
- a CDS encoding phosphoribosylaminoimidazolesuccinocarboxamide synthase, which translates into the protein MNAIKETHFNFPGQTNFYKGKVRDVYTINNKYLAMVVTDRISAFDVVLPEPIPYKGQVLNQIAARFLEATADIVPNWVISVPDPSVTIGRICEPFKVEMVIRGYLAGHAWREYSAGKRQVCGESLPEGLKENDILPEPIITPTTKASVGHDEDISKAEILKQNIVSADDYAQLETYTKALFKRGTEIAAKQGLILVDTKYEFGKVGDQIYLIDEIHTPDSSRYFYKEGYEARQQNDEPQKQLSKEFVRKWLIENGFQGKDGQVVPVMTSEIVNSISERYIELYEQIIGEPFVKSDNESVLNRVESGIKQALTNL
- a CDS encoding STAS domain-containing protein → MKFTVDKHEKYILVKLNESKLNSLVTPQLKSELILINTEGQRNIILDLSQVKFADSSGLSSLLVGHRLCKNATGLFILAGLNDAVARLVTISQLDNVLNIVPTAEEGIDLIFMEEIEKELKKEAR
- a CDS encoding ribonuclease Z; translated protein: MKFEVTILGSSSATPIFNRNPTSQALNINEHLYLIDCGEGTQQQMLRFDIKASRIDYIFISHLHGDHYLGLVGLLSSMHLNGRKKPLYLFCPPQLKEIIDLQLKYSETTLQFPLEYKFTDAQKAEVIVNNNDIVVETIPLDHRIDCTGFIFKQKKRLRKLIKEKLEELNIPVEYYTALKKGSDYTSASGVVYKNETLTIDSDIPKAYAYCSDTLYNEQYFNQISNVTVLYHEATFLNDMLDRANETHHTTALQAAQIALKTNAKKLLIGHFSARYKTLNELLDEARSVFPATELAIEGKTFIIG
- a CDS encoding MlaD family protein, with the translated sequence MKISNETKIGALTAIAITILILGYSFLRGNDVFSGSNKYYAVYKSVEGLALAKPVLVNGFQIGRVSSMKLQPDGRTVVEFKIDPDYVIPNNTLAKLSSTDLLGSKAIVFELGNSKVPADDKDTLRADIQGSLAESLQPIQKKAEMLISKMDSSLAAINKILNPTFQKNVDRSFMSIANSLQTLEGTTKKIDRLVGSQSGHINGILTNAEVVSGSLKTSTEHLNGMTANFEKVSNDIAAANIKQTLDNANKAMADLQTTIAKINNGQGSLGLLMNDDKMYKNLTDASNNLNNLFIDLKAHPKRYVSFSIFGGKKD
- a CDS encoding N-acetylmuramoyl-L-alanine amidase family protein is translated as MKNRALKRLIYSLSVLLILLSFFPVTSYGSIKKDTIVNNSKNDTVTNNTGFKIKTIIIDAGHGGKPSSTEGHFSHGASGEYSTERNVTLAIAFKLQKAIEKDLTGVKAVMTRTTEDDVSFERRAEIANQNKGNIFVSLHCNSLSNRYIRERVGTKRHKPVYRTVSVPDRSGKGVLVLVYGLKRTREAENEIKANQVEGDSEMSAGLDPDDPVTIILTNEYKRKFRQQSINLANLINNEFVQTDERPSEGIREQSIYVLCHSAMPSVLVETGYINNPDDEKYLNSEDGQNEIVASIVRALTTYKKSVEQLSQ